From Streptomyces sp. TLI_053, a single genomic window includes:
- a CDS encoding class III extradiol dioxygenase subunit B-like domain-containing protein, which produces MLVAAAVCPCPPLLVPEVAAGASAELEPLRAACDEALGVVLAAGPDLLVVVGTGPEAEVWTEGGAGSFHRYGVPVVAALPGGRAEGPELSPALTVGAWLLGRAGATLPTHACAVPADAPADRMLGLGQGLAGLADRVGLLVMGDGSACRSLKAPGYLDERAEGYDAALARALGTADTAALAALDPGLAAELKAEGRAPWQVLAGAAEGAGLTARLGYQDAPYGVGYLVASWS; this is translated from the coding sequence ATGCTGGTTGCCGCCGCCGTGTGCCCCTGTCCGCCGCTGCTCGTCCCGGAGGTCGCCGCCGGGGCCTCGGCCGAGCTCGAGCCGCTGCGCGCGGCCTGCGACGAGGCGCTAGGGGTGGTGCTCGCGGCCGGGCCGGACCTGCTCGTCGTCGTCGGCACCGGTCCGGAGGCCGAGGTCTGGACCGAGGGCGGGGCCGGGTCCTTCCACCGGTACGGCGTGCCGGTGGTGGCCGCGCTGCCGGGCGGCCGGGCCGAGGGCCCCGAGCTGTCGCCCGCGCTGACCGTCGGCGCCTGGCTGCTGGGCCGGGCCGGGGCCACCCTGCCGACGCACGCCTGCGCGGTGCCCGCCGACGCGCCCGCGGACCGGATGCTCGGACTCGGCCAGGGCCTGGCCGGGCTGGCCGACCGGGTCGGGCTGCTGGTGATGGGCGACGGCAGTGCCTGCCGCTCGCTGAAGGCGCCCGGCTACCTGGACGAGCGGGCCGAGGGCTACGACGCGGCGCTGGCGCGGGCGCTGGGCACGGCGGACACGGCCGCGCTGGCGGCGCTGGACCCGGGCCTGGCGGCCGAGCTGAAGGCCGAGGGCCGGGCGCCCTGGCAGGTGCTGGCCGGCGCCGCCGAGGGCGCCGGCCTCACCGCGCGGCTGGGTTACCAGGACGCGCCGTACGGGGTCGGGTACCTGGTCGCCTCCTGGAGCTGA